The sequence GCAAGACCTGGACACGGTGATCCAGTCCCGATCATCGCAAGGCGAGTGGACGTGGGAGGCagcagacgagcaagagcaagagggTTGGACTGACTTTGTCCACGATCCATCTTCGAAAGCCACCATTTTCGGCTTGACAGGAAAAGTACAGGTGATGCACGGCGTATATCTGTCTTTCTCGCTTCGTTCGGGCTCTCATGCTCACGAGACCGGAAAATGTCACGGCGCGGTAGTGAATGTTTCCGCCCCAACGCTTGCACCGAATCAAGTCTCgaagctcaagaaggcACTTATCGATCGATCCAGAGAGTGGGAACAAGAGGGTATCGAAACGTTGTTCCTATTCGATCTTTTGACCACCGCACAGGAATTCACTGCAGATCTTGCTGACTCAGGTCAACTCACAGACGCCTCACAAGAACCAGAGCTACCATCTTCAGAGACCAACAGTGTTTCTCAGATCGAGCTGTACCGCGCCCTCTTCTGGTCGCATCACCTCAAGGCACCCTCCAAACTCAAAGATTTCAATAATTGGTGTCCCGAACTTGGCATTTGGGGCATCGTACGCGTCGGCTATCCAGGATACCTCTTGTTTGAAGGCGAGTCCTCAGCAGTTGAAGAGATGGTCAGGAGAGTCAAGGGGCTCCAATGGCAcgctctgcagctgcgtgTGGAAACAAAGTGGGTTTTGCAAAAGCAGAAGGAGGTGGAGCAACGCAGTTTGCTGAAGCACGCATTGCTGTCGTGCCCTCTGGCGAAGGATCACCCGAACAACGTGGTAGTAGGTGACGGTAAGGTTCGTACGGGCTGTCATGTCATCGAGAGTCTAGGGGAGCTGGTGAAGCGTATGAGAGAGTGCGGAttggacgaagaagagatTGAAGGAGCGCTGGGGATCCGAatgagcagcgcaagcgctCGTTAAAAGGTCACATCGAAGCGAATCAGACACCCTCGAGGCTGCAACATGGTCATTCATTACGAATGAGAAAGCACACGCAACGCTCAAAGACCTAGAACTTTTGTTTGTGTCGAACTTTGATTGTGTAATGGTGCGGCGTAGATTGCATGTTTGAATAGTTAcgagcagcgtcgtcaGGAGCTCGAAAATGTCTAGAGTGAGCGATACTGTCCGCTGAGAGCAGCCATTCGAACAGCTTGTCCTTCTGTAAAGCCTGTGAGACAAGCATCACTCGAGTAGCTTTACGATGAAAGGATAGAGATTGCTCCTGCGTCAGCAGTTTGTTTCATTGTCCGTTTCGTCCAAGACGGGAAATTCAACTTACTCCATGTAATTGTGAATCGAGTCGACACCCCCTCCCGGGCAGCTGTCTTGTCCGGTTGGGCATCCATTTGTCGCATCGCTCTGCGGCGGTGTATCATCCACGTAATCACCGGGTGAATCGCATCCACCCTGGAAAACGTGATACAGTCCGAGCCAGTGTCCCACCTCATGCGTCGCGGTTTTGCCCAAATTGTATCCTGTCTCGCTTCCGCCAGGAACGGTGCTGTACTGAAACACAATGCCGTCGTTGACAAGGTTGGACTGAACGTCCCATGGGAAGGAGCTGTATCCCAAGAGACCATTACTGAAGTCGACACTGTACAAATTGAGAACTCCGGCATCTCCCTGTCGGAGAGAGCTCTTCATCTGGTCTTGCAGATTGGTATCAGGCGTGATGTTTTTGAACCAGCGAGCGTTGTCGACCCGATTCGTAGAGTTGAGATCAAAAGCAAATCCGTATGGCTCGTAGTCCGAGTTTAGTGTATCGATCTGACGGCTAATTGCGGCATCAGAGAGGTTGCCAGCGGAGCCCGAGTGAATGACGTGCCAGACAACTTGAACGGTCCTGGTTTGTTCGGCCAGGATCTTTGCATCTGTCAGCGAACGAGCGTCGGTGGCGTTGTTCTTGGAAGAAGCTTTGGAGATGCGCTGCTTTCGGATCGAAGCTAGACGCTTGCGCTCCTTTTGCACAAGTTTCTGTGACATGTTGTCGATTGTGCGGTTGGTGTTAGCAGCCTGCGCACAGAAACGAGAACGTGGCTGTTGTAAGTTCTGGATCGCCTCTTTCGCCGCTTCTGTATCGTTATTGTTCTTGTACTTGACGGAAGAATCCTTGCTCCTCTGGTCGGCATCGGATCCAGGTACGATTGGCCCACCCTCACCATGAGAGATGACCATGACGGGGCTATTCGGTGTTTTGTCGTCTTGCTGGTTCTGTATACCATTGGCCAGAGCTTGTAGCGCTTTAAGAACGGCCTCTGGAGTGATGGTAACCTGCTGGCCATCATTGTTCGGGTTCTGCGAAGCAGCTCTCGCCAGAGTAAAAAGCGTGTCGAGTCTATCATCAGCTGGTGTGGGCTGCAGAGGCATAGCAAGCGCCTGACCGGACCCATACAGCTGGTGGTGTGTTTGCAGAAGGAGGAATGCCAACGACACGCTGGAAACGAGCTTTCGGAAGGGAAGCATGGTGACTGTCTAGATCTTGTTGTGTACTTCAGGCAGGGAATGTCGATGCAAAGAGGCACCTGTTCTAAGAGAAGGGAAGAAAAATTGAGCGTGAGTGCGTGAGAATCTTTACTTGGCAATGTTGGTATGGCTACAAGGGTTGCTGAAGATGCTGTTCCAAAGGCGG comes from Mycosarcoma maydis chromosome 1, whole genome shotgun sequence and encodes:
- a CDS encoding uncharacterized protein (related to metalloprotease) — protein: MLPFRKLVSSVSLAFLLLQTHHQLYGSGQALAMPLQPTPADDRLDTLFTLARAASQNPNNDGQQVTITPEAVLKALQALANGIQNQQDDKTPNSPVMVISHGEGGPIVPGSDADQRSKDSSVKYKNNNDTEAAKEAIQNLQQPRSRFCAQAANTNRTIDNMSQKLVQKERKRLASIRKQRISKASSKNNATDARSLTDAKILAEQTRTVQVVWHVIHSGSAGNLSDAAISRQIDTLNSDYEPYGFAFDLNSTNRVDNARWFKNITPDTNLQDQMKSSLRQGDAGVLNLYSVDFSNGLLGYSSFPWDVQSNLVNDGIVFQYSTVPGGSETGYNLGKTATHEVGHWLGLYHVFQGGCDSPGDYVDDTPPQSDATNGCPTGQDSCPGGGVDSIHNYMDYSSDACLTGFTEGQAVRMAALSGQYRSL